In a single window of the Perca flavescens isolate YP-PL-M2 chromosome 18, PFLA_1.0, whole genome shotgun sequence genome:
- the LOC114573712 gene encoding tyrosine-protein phosphatase non-receptor type 14, with the protein MPFRLKLRRTRRYNVLSKNYFVTRIRLLDSHVIECTLSVESTGQECLEAVAQRLELRETHYFGLWFQGKTQAPAHRWVELEKPLKKQLDKFGNEPLLFFGVMFYVPSVSRLEQEATRYQYYLQVKKQVLDGRLHCSVEQGIRLAGLAVQADFGDFTQFMSQDFLREYVLFPVVNWPNGEEVLEECTQKVAEEHKSHCRMQTAEAELLYIKDVEKLDGFGQESFPAKDNYTNDIFIGVSFIGVFVKHRNGRSIMLHKWKDIGTIAHNKSAITVEITSRDDTIIFHMEDMEMAKYIARLFTARHKFYKQNKICAEPNHSPAPIRRRPTWTHRLSLPRPQSCNFQSMHSQYGEHYQDTQSSQDSIFHDDPYYKSETSLDRCPADFPFRNGTVPNGSMYSSPSLSSLNHSQTFVPPSPMSSNLSIPGSELMRPDYIPSHRHSAIIAPSYRPTPEYDAVMRQKRRIVPTHHDLHSQSLRSLNISNACAYRQPEALVYSQPEMRERSPYHGLGPSPGPYTPQISYSKPVSHGPHQGGPASSQGPCHSPCVNGGGGSGGGGGVGSSISHTVSTPELANTKQQGNNAGSYAATANMLRNHMSRPPPPYPSSSFRPATSTPDLASHRHRCMGGSSPELVTRMVQLSVKTFQPDSSAVVHQSLQEVSEPLTAAAKHRSTLGKRHSMEVISSMRGGGGGGMEGLVMKGMNAPLHRRNTLREHVMPPQPIPQPQPQTPQPQPQPPAQQPQELSVQMPAQKASETCVTPPVAYQHQKTLSNATMLIHSSESEEEEEEEEERPELDVQIPGLNEDISISAQLQAALAKLPNKPPPEYPGPPRPSSNAQIRTHNHTHHRNHNQGPQSNQGPMDPNQSQGRAIKAGQSPGVSGPGGGGGAGGGGTLTRGDQGGVNGAVLGPSISEPDLTSVKERVRKEPVKERPVSEMFSLEDSIVEREIAQRTLERQKMSVDSMKRPLMMAALNGLYVARMPVPVSPAEEGAKAATDERCKTLELKLEEERVFTEYEQVPKKRTDCVLTTATLPENTERNRFRDVVPYEENRVELVPNKENNTGYINASHIKVMIRGEEWHYIATQGPLANTCADFWQMVWEQGVNVIAMVTAEEEGGRSKSHRYWPKLGSKHNSATHGKFKVTTKFRTDSGCYATTGLKVKHLLSGQERTVWHLQYTDWPEKGCPEYVQGFLSYLEEIQSVRRHTNSMLDTSKSLNPPVVVHCSAGVGRTGVVILTELMISCLEHNEPVEVPTMLSGLRQQRMLMVQTISQYKFVYQVLIQFLKNSRLI; encoded by the exons ATGCCCTTCCGGCTGAAGCTGCGGCGCACACGGCGCTACAACGTCCTGAGCAAGAACTACTTTGTGACACGAATTCGCCTGCTGGACAGCCATGTGATTGAATGCACTCTTTCAGTGGAGAGTACGGGACAGGAATGTCTGGAGGcggtggcccaaaggctggagCTACGGGAG ACCCATTACTTCGGGCTGTGGTTCCAAGGAAAGACCCAGGCCCCGGCCCATCGCTGGGTGGAGCTGGAGAAACCCCTCAAGAAGCAGCTGGACAAGTTTGGCAATGAGCCACTGCTCTTCTTCGGAGTCATGTTCTACGTGCCCAGTGTTTCCCGGCTGGAGCAAGAAGCCACCAG gTATCAGTATTACCTGCAGGTGAAGAAGCAGGTGTTGGATGGACGCCTCCATTGCTCAGTAGAGCAGGGGATCAGACTAGCTGGCCTAGCAGTACaag CTGACTTTGGAGACTTCACTCAGTTCATGTCTCAGGACTTCCTCAGGGAGTACGTGCTCTTCCCAGTGGTG aaCTGGCCTAATGGCGAGGAGGTGCTGGAAGAGTGCACCCAGAAAGTCGCTGAGGAGCACAAGAGTCACTG TCGAATGCAGACCGCTGAAGCAGAGCTGCTGTACATCAAGGATGTGGAGAAACTGGACGGCTTTGGGCAGGAGAGCTTTCCTGCCAAG GACAACTACACCAACGATATTTTCATCGGTGTGTCCTTCATTGGGGTGTTTGtcaaacacagaaatggcagATCCATCATGCTCCACAA GTGGAAGGACATCGGTACCATAGCGCACAACAAGTCAGCCATCACAGTAGAGATAACAAGCAGAGACGACACCATTATTTTTCACATG GAGGATATGGAAATGGCAAAGTACATCGCTCGTCTTTTCACGGCCAGACACAAATTCTACAAACAGAACAAGATCTGTGCAGA GCCCAATCACTCACCTGCACCAATCAGGAGGAGACCCACATGGACCCACCGCCTATCTCTG CCGAGGCCCCAGTCCTGTAACTTCCAGTCAATGCATTCCCAGTATGGAGAGCATTATCAGGACACACAGAGCTCTCAAG ACAGTATCTTCCATGACGACCCCTACTACAAGTCAGAGACCAGTCTGGACCGCTGCCCGGCGGACTTTCCTTTCCGTAACGGTACCGTGCCCAATGGAAGCATGTACAGCAGCCCCAGCCTGAGCTCCCTCAATCATTCCCAGACTTTTGTCCCGCCCTCGCCCATGTCCTCCAACCTCAGCATCCCCGGCAGCGAACTCATGCGGCCTGACTACATCCCAAGCCACCGCCACAGTGCCATCATTGCTCCATCCTACCGGCCCACGCCTGAGTATGATGCGGTCATGAGGCAGAAGCGGCGCATAGTCCCCACTCACCATGACCTCCACAGCCAATCGCTACGCAGTCTGAACATCAGTAATGCATGTGCTTACCGCCAGCCTGAGGCTCTGGTATATAGCCAGccagagatgagggagaggaGCCCTTATCATGGCCTGGGGCCCAGTCCGGGACCTTACACACCACAG ATCAGCTACAGTAAGCCAGTGTCCCATGGCCCTCATCAGGGAGGACCAGCCAGCAGCCAGGGCCCATGTCATTCACCCTGCGTTAATGGAGGGGGAGGCAGTGGTGGGGGTGGAGGTGTAGGAAGCTCCATCTCTCACACTGTCAGCACACCTGAGCTGGCAAATACCAAACAACAGGGGAACAATGCGGGAAGCTATGCAGCTACAGCTAACATGCTGAGAAACCACATGTCGCGCCCTCCTCCACCCTACCCTTCCAGCTCCTTCCGTCCGGCCACCAGCACCCCGGACCTGGCTAGCCACCGTCACCGCTGCATGGGGGGCAGCAGTCCAGAGTTGGTTACCCGTATGGTGCAGCTCTCGGTCAAGACCTTCCAGCCGGACAGCTCGGCCGTGGTTCACCAGTCCCTGCAGGAAGTTAGTGAACCATTAACTGCAGCTGCTAAGCACCGCTCCACCCTGGGCAAGAGACACAGCATGGAGGTGATCAGCAGCatgagaggaggtggaggaggagggatggagggcTTAGTGATGAAGGGTATGAATGCTCCCCTTCATCGGAGGAATACTCTGCGAGAACATGTGATGCCGCCTCAGCCCATTCCTCAACCCCAGCCCCAAACCCCTCAGCCACAACCCCAGCCTCCAGCTCAGCAGCCACAGGAGTTGTCCGTGCAGATGCCTGCCCAGAAAGCATCTGAAACTTGTGTAACGCCACCTGTGGCCTACCAGCATCAAAAGACTCTCTCCAATGCTACAATGCTCATACACAGTAGTGAgagtgaagaagaggaggaagaggaagaggagaggccTGAGTTGGATGTTCAAATCCCAGGTCTCAATGAGGACATCAGCATCAGCGCTCAGCTCCAGGCTGCATTGGCCAAGCTGCCCAACAAACCCCCTCCAGAGTACCCCGGTCCTCCTAGACCTTCTAGTAATGCTCAAATCCGCACCCACAACCACACTCACCACCGAAACCATAATCAAGGGCCACAGAGCAACCAGGGACCAATGGACCCAAACCAATCCCAGGGCCGAGCAATCAAAGCTGGGCAGAGCCCAGGTGTTAGCGGGcctggaggtggtggtggtgcaggCGGTGGTGGGACACTGACCCGAGGGGACCAGGGTGGGGTGAATGGAGCAGTTTTGGGTCCATCTATTTCAGAACCGGACCTGAccagtgtgaaagagagagtgaggaagGAGCCGGTCAAAGAGAGGCCGGTGTCAGAGATGTTCTCCTTAGAAGACAGCATAGTGGAGAGGGAAATCGCTCAGAGG ACGCTGGAAAGACAGAAGATGTCCGTCGACTCCATGAAGAGGCCGCTGATGATGGCCGCCCTCAACGGCCTCTACGTGGCCCGAATGCCTGTCCCCGTGAGTCCTGCGGAAGAAGGTGCCAAGGCTGCTACCGACGAACGG tGCAAGACCTTGGAGTTGAAGCTGGAAGAGGAGCGGGTCTTCACTGAGTATGAACAGGTGCCCAAGAAGAGGACAGACTGTGTTCTCACTACAGCAACTCTGCCCGAAAACACTGAGCGTAACCGTTTCCGTGACGTTGTTCCATACGAAGAGAATCGGGTTGAGCTTGTACCAAACAAGGAGAACAACACGGGCTACATCAATGCCTCGCATATCAAG GTGATGATCAGAGGGGAGGAGTGGCACTACATTGCCACCCAGGGCCCACTAGCCAACACCTGTGCCGACTTCTGGCAGATGGTCTGGGAGCAGGGGGTCAACGTCATTGCCATGGTTACTGCTGAGGAG GAGGGTGGCAGATCCAAGAGTCACCGCTACTGGCCTAAACTGGGATCCAAACACAACTCAGCCACTCACGGCAAGTTCAAGGTGACCACCAAATTCCGCACCGACTCGGGCTGCTACGCCACCACGGGGTTAAAGGTTAAACACCTTCTGTCTGGCCAGGAGAGGACGGTCTGGCACCTTCAGTACACTGACTGGCCTGAGAAGGGCTGTCCCGAATATGTCCAGGGATTCCTCT CCTACCTTGAGGAGATCCAGTCTGTAAGGAGACACACCAACTCCATGCTGGACACCTCAAAGAGCCTCAATCCACCTGTGGTGGTTCACTGTAGTGCCGGGGTGGGTCGCACTGGAGTTGTCATCCTCACTGAGCTCATGATCAGCTGCCTGGAGCACAATGAG CCCGTGGAAGTTCCCACCATGTTGTCAGGGCTGAGGCAGCAGAGGATGCTGATGGTGCAGACCATTTCCCAGTACAAGTTTGTCTACCAAGTCCTTATTCAGTTCCTCAAGAACTCCCGCCTCATCTGA